A section of the Buteo buteo chromosome 27, bButBut1.hap1.1, whole genome shotgun sequence genome encodes:
- the PLA2G10 gene encoding group 10 secretory phospholipase A2, translating into MGPRRPALPLRPPLLLLLLLLVAAGYKGSFGEAHFRNRRGILELAGAIRCTTGRSPFAYLRYGCYCGLGGRGWPKDRVDWCCFNHDCCYGKAEQAGCHPKIESYHWECEDNTAVCESLEDKCQKMACECDREAAKCFSKAPYHTKHLLWPDFMCGEIQPLCRY; encoded by the exons AtgggcccccgccgcccggcgctgcccctGCGGCCgcccctcctgctgctgctgctgctgctggtcgCGGCCG GTTATAAAGGCAGTTTTGGGGAAGCCCATTTTAGAAATCGACGAGGAATTCTTGAATTAGCTGGAGCCATTAGGTGTACTACAGGACGATCTCCTTTCGCCTACCTACGTTATGGATGCTACTGTGGtctgggaggaagaggatggcCCAAGGACAGAGTAGACTG GTGCTGCTTTAATCATGACTGCTGCTATGGTAAGGCAGAACAAGCAGGTTGTCACCCAAAGATAGAAAGTTACCACTGGGAGTGTGAAGACAACACTGCTGTGTGTG aatcaCTAGAAGACAAATGCCAAAAAATGGCATGTGAATGTGACCGTGAAGCTGccaaatgtttttctaaagcaCCCTATCATACAAAACACCTTTTGTGGCCAGACTTTATGTGTGGTGAGATTCAGCCTTTGTGTAGGTATTAG